A single genomic interval of Chloracidobacterium validum harbors:
- the hemA gene encoding glutamyl-tRNA reductase: protein MNLLLVGLNHTTAPVSVRERLAFSENGMAVALQRLLSGGRVSEAVIVSTCNRVEVVVVPCVPTAEAVEAVTAFLCDFHDLPSGQVRPHLYVHQSSAAVRHVMRVTASLDSMIVGEAQILGQVKRAYAIATAANTLGRHLRRLFERAFAVAKRVRTETGIGAHAISLGSVSVELARKVFDHLTNKALLLIGAGEMAELAAKCFFEAGVDTLFVANRTLAHAQHLADSFHGGGRALGLDELPLRLHEADIVVASTGAMTYHINTTMVRAALDRRRYRPLLLFDLSVPRTIAPDIAVIDGAFVFDLDDLQRVIAANQRERRREAERAEAIVEAEMVAFLTDADRLDIGPTVAALKECLTEICEAEFERHRKRLGALTPEQEAAIREFLLMGIVNKTLHPLILGLREAAKQDSELVDLRRAFALDAAPHTPEQVAARSEQAGARTYR, encoded by the coding sequence ATGAACCTGCTCCTCGTCGGACTCAATCACACCACAGCGCCAGTCAGCGTGCGCGAGCGGCTGGCTTTTTCCGAGAACGGGATGGCAGTGGCTCTCCAGCGACTCCTGTCTGGTGGCCGCGTCAGCGAGGCGGTCATTGTTTCGACCTGCAATCGGGTCGAAGTGGTCGTCGTTCCCTGCGTGCCAACGGCCGAAGCCGTTGAAGCAGTGACGGCCTTCCTGTGCGACTTTCACGATCTCCCAAGTGGACAAGTCCGCCCGCATCTCTACGTTCACCAGTCAAGCGCCGCGGTCAGGCACGTCATGCGCGTCACGGCCAGCCTCGATTCAATGATTGTTGGCGAGGCCCAAATCCTGGGACAGGTCAAGCGCGCCTACGCCATCGCAACGGCGGCCAACACCCTAGGGCGCCACCTGCGACGCCTTTTCGAGCGAGCCTTTGCCGTCGCCAAACGAGTTCGGACAGAAACCGGTATTGGCGCACATGCCATTTCCCTTGGTTCGGTTTCCGTCGAATTGGCCAGGAAAGTGTTCGACCATCTGACGAACAAAGCCCTGCTGCTCATCGGCGCGGGAGAAATGGCCGAACTGGCCGCCAAATGCTTCTTTGAAGCCGGGGTTGATACGCTCTTTGTCGCCAACCGGACGCTTGCCCATGCCCAGCACCTTGCGGATAGCTTCCACGGCGGGGGGCGCGCGCTCGGACTTGACGAACTACCGCTCCGGCTCCACGAGGCCGACATCGTTGTGGCTTCAACCGGTGCCATGACCTATCACATCAACACGACGATGGTTCGCGCGGCGCTGGATCGGCGGCGCTACCGCCCGCTCTTGCTGTTTGATCTTTCGGTTCCCCGGACGATTGCGCCCGACATTGCGGTGATTGACGGCGCTTTTGTCTTTGACCTCGACGACTTACAGCGGGTCATCGCCGCCAACCAGCGCGAACGGCGACGGGAAGCCGAACGCGCGGAAGCAATTGTCGAAGCCGAGATGGTTGCCTTCCTGACGGACGCGGACCGGCTTGATATTGGACCGACCGTTGCGGCACTCAAGGAATGCCTGACCGAGATTTGCGAAGCTGAGTTTGAGCGTCATCGCAAGCGCCTTGGCGCCCTGACACCCGAACAAGAAGCGGCCATTCGGGAGTTTCTACTCATGGGCATTGTCAACAAGACCCTTCACCCACTCATTCTGGGACTCCGTGAAGCGGCCAAACAAGATTCTGAACTGGTTGACTTGCGCCGGGCGTTTGCCCTGGATGCCGCGCCGCACACCCCTGAGCAGGTCGCAGCGCGTTCAGAGCAAGCGGGCGCGCGCACCTACCGATGA
- a CDS encoding menaquinone biosynthetic enzyme MqnA/MqnD family protein encodes MGDALPSIAASDYLNSAVLMEDFLTGAQRESCHLITDAAPARCAELLRQGEVTAALIPAIEYQRLPHLLAVPGVAIASKRAVRSVVLVAKKPLPEVKTVALDTSSRTSVSLIRILFAEFYRQPAAFHPAPPDIPQMLADADAAVIIGDPALTFDPTGLYVFDLASEWRRFTDLPFVFAIWAVREAARDQVATLDFIAARDAGLQARPALAARYAPRLGLPVETLNTYLLENIHYRLDADDLAGLMRYWELAAKHRLIDEAHPVVWLNPAEG; translated from the coding sequence GTGGGGGATGCCTTACCCTCGATTGCTGCGTCGGACTACCTCAACTCGGCCGTCCTCATGGAGGACTTTCTCACCGGCGCGCAGCGCGAGTCTTGCCACTTGATAACGGATGCCGCGCCGGCGCGATGCGCCGAACTACTCCGGCAGGGCGAAGTTACCGCGGCGTTGATCCCCGCCATCGAGTATCAGCGCCTACCCCATCTGTTAGCCGTGCCCGGTGTGGCAATTGCTTCCAAACGCGCTGTGCGCAGCGTCGTCCTGGTGGCCAAAAAGCCGCTGCCCGAAGTCAAAACCGTTGCCCTCGATACGTCATCGCGGACGTCGGTTTCACTCATTCGTATTTTGTTTGCCGAGTTTTATCGCCAACCTGCGGCCTTTCATCCGGCACCCCCAGACATCCCACAGATGCTTGCCGACGCCGATGCGGCGGTCATCATTGGCGATCCGGCACTGACATTCGATCCGACTGGGTTGTACGTGTTTGACTTGGCCAGCGAATGGCGGCGCTTCACGGACTTGCCCTTTGTGTTTGCCATCTGGGCCGTCCGCGAGGCTGCGCGTGACCAGGTCGCGACACTTGACTTCATCGCTGCGCGAGACGCTGGTTTACAGGCGCGTCCGGCATTGGCGGCGCGTTACGCTCCGCGGCTTGGCTTGCCCGTTGAGACACTCAACACGTACCTGCTGGAAAACATTCACTACCGATTGGATGCTGACGATCTAGCCGGTTTGATGCGCTATTGGGAGCTGGCGGCCAAACATCGGTTGATTGACGAGGCGCACCCAGTTGTTTGGCTGAATCCGGCTGAAGGCTAG
- a CDS encoding ABC transporter permease, whose product MQSLAWANLQHRPARSLATVFGVAVGTVLVLLTTGLARGIIAERAEREARVGAHVMVRPPGSFGGGVVSNQPAYPLDKIPRMAAIPGVRAVVPAIQYALPSDSGIGFRLLEGVPWPDYAAMSGVQIVAGRAPQGPDEIVIDQEQARSRGFELGARVTLSKHAFTVVGIYAPPSGARIKAPLETLQSMLEAPGRCSLVFVQCQAAGEQEAVYQRLREAFPTDQIIFMRDLPSLYAGGLPALDTFLRVVVGLSLIISLLIVSLAMYTSVIERTREIGILKSLGATNTFILLAIEQEALLLSSLGAVLGIGLAYLGRWWIVSFTAFRAIEFDPVWFATVAVVALIGGGGGALYPAWRAMRLDPVEALRYE is encoded by the coding sequence GTGCAATCTCTTGCCTGGGCTAACCTTCAGCATCGCCCGGCTCGCTCGTTGGCGACGGTTTTTGGCGTCGCGGTTGGCACCGTGCTGGTTTTACTGACGACTGGGTTGGCGCGTGGCATCATTGCCGAGCGCGCCGAGCGCGAAGCGCGGGTTGGCGCGCACGTCATGGTGCGCCCGCCCGGCTCGTTCGGCGGTGGGGTCGTGTCCAATCAGCCGGCCTATCCGCTCGACAAGATACCGCGCATGGCAGCTATTCCCGGCGTGCGGGCGGTCGTGCCGGCCATCCAGTACGCGCTGCCGTCTGACAGCGGCATCGGCTTCCGCTTGCTCGAAGGCGTCCCGTGGCCAGACTATGCCGCCATGAGCGGCGTTCAGATTGTCGCCGGCCGCGCGCCCCAGGGTCCAGATGAAATTGTGATTGACCAGGAGCAGGCGCGCAGCCGTGGCTTTGAGTTAGGCGCGCGGGTCACACTTTCCAAGCATGCGTTTACGGTCGTTGGTATCTATGCTCCCCCCAGCGGAGCCCGCATCAAAGCCCCACTAGAAACGCTTCAATCCATGCTGGAAGCGCCGGGTCGGTGCTCGTTGGTATTCGTGCAATGCCAAGCGGCCGGTGAGCAGGAAGCCGTCTATCAGCGATTGCGCGAGGCGTTCCCCACGGACCAGATCATTTTCATGCGCGACTTGCCCAGCCTTTACGCTGGAGGTTTGCCGGCGCTCGATACGTTTCTGCGGGTTGTCGTCGGATTGTCATTGATTATCAGCCTACTGATTGTGTCGCTGGCGATGTACACCTCGGTCATCGAGCGGACTCGTGAAATTGGCATCCTCAAGTCACTTGGCGCGACCAATACCTTTATTTTGCTGGCGATTGAGCAAGAGGCACTCCTACTGAGCAGCTTGGGTGCCGTGCTAGGCATTGGGTTGGCCTACCTCGGTCGCTGGTGGATTGTCAGCTTCACTGCCTTTCGCGCCATCGAGTTTGACCCCGTATGGTTCGCTACCGTGGCCGTTGTGGCGCTCATTGGCGGCGGCGGTGGCGCACTCTATCCTGCTTGGCGCGCGATGCGGCTCGATCCGGTTGAAGCGCTGCGCTACGAATGA
- a CDS encoding NAD(P)/FAD-dependent oxidoreductase, with amino-acid sequence MTSASFWQATAEPWQPPSPTAQTFDCLIIGGGIAGGAAAYALAQAKPAWKLAVVDRRQIGGGATGRNAGFLLAGTADHYAVSVAKYGRATARDVFATTVASHDHIRAFLARYPTVACDYLPCGSLTLAGTPDEANVLAQSAELLREDGFNVTFLPSDPLGRGFYAAIHNPHDAGIHPVKLVRALIEQSGAEVFEHWPVTALETTPDGVRAHGPRGSLRAERILLALNGEAVHFSPDFADKVFPTRGQIFVTAAYPRRLLAEVVYANHGYEYFRQLPDGRFLFGGGRRAFASTEIGTDETPTAEVQGFLESFKDRHFPELSGLPIDYRWAGVMGFTPDGLPLLGTLPNHPQVWFSLACHGHGMGFSLEVGRLAAEMVQTGCPPARFDLARLKPA; translated from the coding sequence ATGACCTCCGCATCGTTTTGGCAGGCCACGGCTGAACCCTGGCAACCACCATCACCTACCGCGCAGACGTTTGACTGCCTCATCATCGGCGGTGGTATTGCCGGGGGAGCAGCCGCCTATGCCTTGGCCCAGGCCAAACCGGCTTGGAAACTGGCCGTCGTTGACCGACGTCAGATTGGCGGCGGCGCAACCGGGCGAAATGCCGGTTTCTTACTCGCTGGCACGGCTGATCATTACGCGGTGTCAGTTGCCAAGTACGGCCGCGCGACCGCCCGTGACGTGTTTGCAACCACGGTTGCCAGTCATGACCACATTCGGGCGTTCCTGGCGCGCTACCCGACCGTAGCCTGCGATTACCTGCCCTGCGGCAGCTTGACGTTGGCGGGAACACCCGACGAAGCCAACGTCCTCGCACAGTCAGCCGAACTTTTGCGCGAAGACGGATTCAACGTGACCTTCCTGCCGAGCGATCCGCTCGGACGTGGTTTTTACGCGGCAATCCACAATCCCCACGACGCCGGCATTCACCCGGTCAAGCTCGTCCGGGCCCTGATTGAACAGTCCGGGGCAGAAGTTTTCGAGCATTGGCCCGTAACGGCACTCGAAACAACCCCCGATGGGGTTCGGGCGCACGGCCCCAGGGGGAGCCTCCGCGCCGAGCGCATTCTTTTGGCACTCAATGGTGAGGCCGTCCATTTCAGTCCAGACTTTGCCGACAAGGTTTTTCCAACCCGTGGGCAGATTTTCGTCACCGCTGCCTACCCCAGGCGGCTCTTGGCGGAGGTTGTCTATGCCAACCATGGCTATGAGTACTTCCGTCAGTTGCCGGATGGTCGGTTTCTTTTTGGGGGCGGCCGTCGCGCGTTTGCCTCCACCGAAATCGGGACGGATGAAACGCCGACGGCCGAGGTCCAGGGTTTTCTCGAAAGCTTCAAAGACCGGCACTTTCCAGAGCTGTCGGGTCTGCCCATTGACTATCGCTGGGCGGGCGTCATGGGCTTCACGCCGGATGGATTGCCGCTTCTAGGGACACTTCCCAATCACCCCCAGGTATGGTTCTCCCTGGCCTGCCATGGCCACGGCATGGGCTTTAGCCTCGAAGTCGGTCGGTTGGCCGCCGAAATGGTGCAAACCGGATGCCCACCGGCGCGCTTCGACCTGGCGCGACTCAAGCCAGCCTAG
- a CDS encoding MFS transporter, producing the protein MATIGYIELLRRNPRFRRVWFAQVVSELGDWLNYAALMQLARQYGGGAEVAALIIAIELLPFPLWSPVAGMVADRFNRRHVMMVADALRAIIVLGFLLVDRPERLWLIYVLSALQFSLAAFFEPARQALIPSVARPEELITANQLTSLTWSFTLGLGGFLGGVVANAFGLTAAFFVDAASFLVSFAILFGMRDAPAVAETKGMAFDTGFWVAVRYLFAHPVTLAVALVKTGISIAGSGVWLLAVVYGQTVFPFGKDGALAVGILNGAHGLGALIGALTAGWFMRRQFNIAWSIFWLFMLRGLFFGLWAGAFSLWVVALATILITICGSLLWVVSTTLLQRLVPDALRGRVFAIEFGALTFAMAGFLWLTGRALDSWGWTPTLTVLATGASAFLVAAGWLLLMGVSSLTKLSAETTADTVANKPAREPGVA; encoded by the coding sequence ATGGCAACCATCGGGTACATCGAACTTCTGCGCCGGAATCCCCGCTTCCGAAGGGTCTGGTTTGCCCAAGTCGTCAGTGAGTTGGGCGACTGGCTCAACTATGCCGCGCTGATGCAGTTGGCGCGGCAGTATGGTGGCGGCGCGGAAGTCGCCGCGCTCATCATCGCCATTGAACTCCTTCCGTTTCCGCTCTGGAGTCCGGTGGCCGGCATGGTTGCCGATCGCTTCAACCGGCGGCACGTCATGATGGTTGCCGACGCGCTGCGCGCCATCATCGTTTTGGGGTTCCTGCTGGTTGATCGGCCTGAACGCCTCTGGCTGATTTATGTGCTGTCGGCACTTCAGTTTTCACTCGCGGCCTTTTTTGAGCCGGCCCGGCAGGCGCTGATCCCCTCGGTAGCGCGACCGGAAGAACTCATTACGGCCAACCAGCTCACAAGCCTGACTTGGTCCTTTACGCTGGGGTTGGGGGGCTTTTTGGGGGGCGTGGTCGCCAACGCCTTTGGGTTGACGGCCGCCTTTTTTGTGGACGCCGCTTCGTTTCTGGTTTCCTTTGCCATCCTGTTCGGCATGCGCGACGCTCCCGCTGTGGCCGAGACGAAGGGTATGGCGTTCGATACGGGGTTCTGGGTCGCCGTCAGGTATCTGTTCGCGCATCCGGTGACGCTGGCCGTAGCGCTAGTTAAAACCGGGATTTCGATTGCGGGCAGCGGCGTTTGGCTGTTGGCGGTCGTCTATGGTCAAACGGTCTTCCCGTTTGGCAAGGACGGCGCGCTGGCGGTCGGGATTCTCAACGGCGCGCACGGCCTTGGCGCACTCATCGGCGCGTTGACGGCCGGCTGGTTCATGCGCCGCCAGTTCAACATTGCCTGGAGTATCTTCTGGCTTTTTATGTTGCGCGGGCTGTTTTTTGGTCTCTGGGCCGGCGCGTTCAGCCTCTGGGTGGTTGCTTTGGCCACGATTCTGATTACGATCTGCGGCAGCTTGCTCTGGGTGGTCAGTACCACGTTGCTGCAACGGCTGGTCCCGGATGCCTTGCGCGGGCGCGTGTTTGCCATTGAGTTCGGCGCATTGACATTTGCGATGGCGGGTTTTCTATGGTTGACCGGACGGGCGCTCGATAGCTGGGGCTGGACGCCGACCCTGACCGTGCTGGCCACCGGCGCGTCGGCGTTTCTCGTGGCGGCCGGCTGGTTGCTCCTGATGGGGGTGTCGTCCCTGACCAAGCTTTCTGCCGAGACGACAGCGGATACGGTCGCCAATAAACCGGCTCGGGAACCCGGCGTGGCTTGA
- a CDS encoding MFS transporter translates to MAATASVSSPISAPRLSNFANPTALWLACLAHFVNDAYSSFIFPLLPLMTAHLHLSAAQAFWLIPIYALFSNFLQPAYGMLSDRWSRRGFALVGPLLAALCLSAIGQATGYGWLILVLVVGGMGVGMFHPQGAAMAALASGQRRRIGMALFSAAGTIGVACGPLMVTQTIELAGLGSTWYLAIAGVAIMTGLFFWLPPLPTPPPRPSTTAPAEPTQPGLVQALQLASVPLLALYAITVARAATQMLVNAYYPFILQAQGASLTQIGNALTVFLLAGGIGGLAGGFFAERIGGRAVTVLSGITSGPLLAAAFLAPTHWTLPLLVCGGFALGATIPVNVAMAQELVPQRTATVSALMMGFAWGVGSLAPRAFEPLASLVGGYHGVIVGTALFTTLSTVLVIWLPKERHRSAGLRHWRAPRWVSFARTDSSLAP, encoded by the coding sequence ATGGCAGCGACGGCTTCAGTCTCTTCACCCATTTCCGCACCGCGTCTATCGAATTTTGCCAATCCGACGGCACTGTGGCTGGCCTGTCTGGCGCACTTTGTCAACGATGCTTACTCAAGCTTTATCTTCCCGCTGCTGCCGCTGATGACGGCGCACCTGCACTTGTCGGCGGCGCAAGCGTTTTGGCTCATTCCCATCTACGCGCTCTTTTCAAACTTCCTCCAGCCGGCCTATGGGATGCTGTCTGATCGCTGGTCGCGGCGCGGCTTTGCCCTCGTAGGTCCGCTGCTGGCGGCGCTCTGTCTGTCGGCGATTGGCCAAGCCACCGGCTACGGTTGGTTGATCCTGGTTTTAGTCGTCGGGGGGATGGGCGTGGGCATGTTCCACCCACAGGGAGCGGCGATGGCGGCTCTCGCCAGTGGTCAGCGCCGGCGCATCGGCATGGCGCTGTTCTCAGCCGCGGGAACGATCGGCGTGGCCTGTGGGCCGTTGATGGTCACGCAAACCATTGAACTCGCCGGTCTGGGGAGTACTTGGTATCTGGCCATTGCCGGCGTCGCGATCATGACGGGTCTGTTCTTTTGGCTTCCGCCGCTCCCGACGCCACCACCTCGCCCATCTACCACAGCTCCAGCCGAACCAACTCAACCGGGTTTGGTGCAGGCATTGCAGTTGGCAAGTGTTCCGCTTCTGGCACTCTACGCGATTACGGTCGCGCGGGCCGCGACGCAGATGCTCGTCAATGCGTACTATCCGTTTATTTTGCAAGCCCAGGGGGCCTCGCTGACCCAGATCGGCAACGCCCTTACCGTCTTTTTGTTAGCCGGGGGCATTGGCGGGCTGGCCGGCGGCTTCTTTGCCGAGCGCATCGGCGGACGCGCCGTCACGGTGCTTTCAGGCATTACGTCAGGGCCGTTGCTGGCCGCGGCCTTTCTTGCGCCAACCCACTGGACGCTCCCTTTGCTCGTGTGCGGCGGCTTTGCCCTGGGCGCAACGATTCCAGTGAACGTCGCCATGGCGCAGGAACTCGTTCCCCAGCGAACGGCCACCGTATCGGCGCTCATGATGGGCTTTGCCTGGGGCGTTGGGTCACTCGCACCACGCGCCTTCGAGCCGCTGGCCTCGCTGGTTGGTGGCTACCACGGCGTCATCGTTGGGACGGCGCTGTTTACGACCTTGAGCACCGTCCTGGTGATCTGGCTCCCCAAAGAACGTCACCGCAGCGCGGGATTGCGTCACTGGCGCGCGCCGCGGTGGGTCAGTTTTGCGCGGACGGATTCATCACTCGCCCCATGA
- a CDS encoding PIN/TRAM domain-containing protein has product MHSARLFTQLILVLLSLGIALLVKPSESALWSATLGLGVGGAVVAIEYHLRSRPMTTLLGGLLGLLAGLAAATLIGLIISLQPGLPDSIKTYVALMTLLGLGYLGMVRGGASDRWWELLGASTKSAAGADGRPLNLVLDTSVIIDGRIADIAETGFLGERLIIAQFVLRELQHVADSAEATKRNRGRRGLDILQRLQKNKKLDTIITDMDFPNVREVDLKLIELAKQLDAKIVTNDFNLNKVAQLRGVLVLNINELANALRPVVLPGETMQVFILKEGKEYNQGVAYLDDGTMVVVDNARRQIGRAVDISVTSVLQTTAGKMIFGKLIEEPGQRVGGDRGLSDRSERPERLRQTNTPSVGTPVVPASSELP; this is encoded by the coding sequence ATGCATAGTGCTCGATTGTTTACGCAACTCATTTTGGTGCTACTTTCACTTGGAATTGCCCTACTGGTAAAACCATCTGAATCGGCACTCTGGTCGGCCACCCTTGGACTAGGTGTTGGCGGCGCGGTCGTGGCCATTGAATACCATCTGCGATCGCGTCCGATGACAACGCTGCTTGGGGGCTTGCTCGGACTCTTGGCCGGACTGGCCGCGGCGACGCTGATCGGCCTCATCATCAGCCTCCAGCCAGGCTTGCCGGACTCAATCAAGACGTATGTCGCATTGATGACTTTGCTCGGCCTTGGCTACTTGGGCATGGTGCGCGGCGGCGCAAGCGACCGGTGGTGGGAGCTGCTTGGCGCCTCGACGAAAAGCGCGGCGGGCGCAGATGGTCGCCCACTGAATCTGGTTCTCGATACGAGCGTCATCATTGACGGACGCATTGCTGACATCGCCGAGACCGGCTTTTTGGGCGAGCGCCTGATCATTGCCCAGTTCGTGCTTCGGGAGCTGCAACACGTCGCCGACAGCGCCGAGGCAACCAAGCGCAACCGCGGACGGCGTGGACTTGACATCCTGCAACGCCTTCAAAAAAACAAAAAGCTCGACACAATCATCACCGACATGGACTTCCCGAATGTTCGGGAAGTCGATCTCAAGCTCATCGAACTTGCCAAGCAGCTCGACGCCAAGATCGTCACCAACGATTTCAACCTCAACAAAGTCGCGCAACTGCGTGGCGTCTTGGTGCTCAATATCAACGAACTGGCCAACGCGCTGCGTCCGGTCGTCCTGCCGGGTGAAACGATGCAGGTCTTCATTCTGAAAGAAGGCAAGGAATACAACCAGGGGGTGGCCTACCTCGATGATGGCACCATGGTCGTCGTGGACAATGCGCGGCGACAGATCGGACGCGCCGTGGACATCAGCGTGACGAGCGTTTTGCAAACAACGGCCGGCAAAATGATTTTTGGCAAACTGATCGAGGAACCCGGCCAGCGCGTGGGTGGTGACCGCGGATTGAGCGACCGCTCGGAACGTCCTGAGCGTTTGCGCCAGACGAATACGCCATCCGTTGGCACGCCCGTGGTACCGGCATCTTCGGAACTGCCCTGA
- the def gene encoding peptide deformylase, whose protein sequence is MKREIVKYGSKVLTEKAAPVTEFDDALAQLVADMFETMYDAPGVGLAAPQVGVSKRLFVMDCSKERNRQFVFINPEIIQTEGSQTGDEGCLSFPGIYFDVERAARVIVRAQDVKGTWFEADFLDLEARCVLHEYDHLEGDLFIEKASPLRRELVKRKIWKLKREGKW, encoded by the coding sequence ATGAAACGCGAAATTGTCAAATACGGGTCAAAGGTTTTGACGGAAAAAGCTGCGCCGGTAACGGAATTTGATGACGCTCTGGCGCAACTGGTCGCCGACATGTTTGAAACGATGTATGACGCGCCAGGCGTCGGGTTGGCCGCGCCGCAGGTCGGGGTTTCCAAACGCCTCTTTGTGATGGATTGCAGCAAGGAGAGAAATCGGCAATTTGTTTTCATCAATCCAGAAATCATCCAGACCGAAGGCTCACAGACTGGAGATGAAGGCTGCCTGAGTTTTCCCGGAATTTACTTTGATGTGGAGCGCGCCGCGCGGGTGATTGTTCGGGCGCAGGATGTGAAAGGTACGTGGTTTGAGGCTGATTTTCTTGACCTCGAGGCCCGATGTGTTCTGCACGAGTACGACCACCTCGAAGGCGACCTCTTCATCGAGAAAGCCAGCCCACTTCGCCGGGAGCTGGTCAAGCGTAAAATCTGGAAGCTCAAGCGGGAAGGGAAATGGTGA
- a CDS encoding serpin family protein yields the protein MPTFPRLLTVLVLALFLVTSHDAFGQKRKRRPVSRPTSGSPVVASPISKESSMNPATAPQEAAGGVNRFAVALHRRLGQQTDGNLFFSPYSISSALAMTALGARGATLSEMNTALQFPSGIPHAAFTAQDNLIKTPNAPYVLAVANALWGQRGLGFASDFLAATKTYYGAGFEEVDFQGNPEGSRTRINDWVAGQTKGRIPDLLPPGFVTPLTRLVLTNAIYFKGDWATAFNRDGTNEQDRFQLARGGTTTVAMMNRTGRYAHFDGGTFQALTLPYRGQELAMVILLPNTTDGLPALEQSLTAERLQEVTTKAIAREVQVSIPRFKLTLRVDSLVNDLKALGMPLPFTESADFSAMTKQTKLWIDGVVHKAFIEVNEEGTEAAAATGVGMRTTSIAVEPVRPLVFRADHPFLFVIRDNRSGAVLFMGRVMNPSAQN from the coding sequence ATGCCAACCTTTCCACGCTTGCTTACGGTTCTCGTTTTGGCACTTTTTCTGGTTACGAGCCATGACGCTTTTGGACAGAAACGCAAGCGCCGTCCGGTTTCCCGCCCGACATCTGGCTCACCAGTGGTCGCTTCCCCTATTTCCAAGGAGTCATCCATGAACCCCGCAACCGCCCCTCAAGAAGCCGCCGGTGGCGTCAACCGCTTTGCGGTGGCATTGCACCGGCGACTTGGTCAGCAAACCGATGGCAATCTGTTTTTCTCCCCATACAGCATCAGTTCTGCCTTGGCGATGACGGCGCTTGGCGCACGCGGCGCGACCTTGTCAGAAATGAATACTGCGCTTCAGTTCCCGTCCGGCATTCCCCATGCGGCTTTCACTGCGCAGGACAACCTCATCAAAACGCCCAACGCGCCCTATGTGTTGGCGGTGGCGAACGCACTGTGGGGGCAGCGCGGGCTGGGCTTTGCGTCAGACTTTCTGGCAGCCACGAAGACGTATTACGGAGCGGGATTTGAAGAAGTTGATTTTCAGGGAAACCCGGAAGGCTCACGCACCCGAATCAACGATTGGGTGGCCGGCCAAACCAAGGGACGCATCCCGGATTTGTTGCCGCCGGGCTTCGTGACGCCCCTGACCCGTTTGGTATTGACCAATGCGATTTATTTCAAGGGGGACTGGGCGACCGCTTTCAACCGTGATGGCACGAATGAGCAAGACCGTTTCCAACTGGCCCGGGGCGGCACGACGACGGTTGCCATGATGAATCGGACGGGCCGCTACGCGCATTTTGACGGTGGCACATTCCAAGCGCTGACGCTGCCTTACCGTGGTCAGGAATTGGCGATGGTCATACTGCTGCCCAATACCACCGATGGACTGCCCGCGCTGGAGCAGTCGTTGACGGCGGAGCGCCTTCAGGAAGTGACGACGAAGGCTATTGCGCGCGAGGTGCAGGTCAGTATCCCGCGCTTCAAGCTCACCTTGCGCGTGGATAGTCTCGTCAACGACCTCAAGGCGTTGGGGATGCCCTTGCCCTTCACTGAAAGCGCCGATTTTTCCGCCATGACCAAGCAAACCAAGCTGTGGATTGATGGCGTGGTTCACAAAGCCTTCATCGAGGTCAACGAAGAGGGAACGGAAGCTGCCGCCGCTACTGGCGTCGGGATGCGGACGACTTCAATTGCCGTCGAACCGGTGCGCCCGCTCGTGTTCCGGGCCGATCACCCATTTTTGTTTGTGATTCGGGACAACCGCAGTGGCGCGGTGTTGTTCATGGGGCGAGTGATGAATCCGTCCGCGCAAAACTGA